A single region of the Triticum dicoccoides isolate Atlit2015 ecotype Zavitan chromosome 2B, WEW_v2.0, whole genome shotgun sequence genome encodes:
- the LOC119362416 gene encoding cationic peroxidase 1-like, with product MAAPLLCFAVVAAAALAGASGQELTADYYDEACPQALSAIKLVVGAAVVKEPRMGASLVRLHFHDCFVNGCDGSILLDDTEDMVGEKTSKANNMSVRGFGVIDSIKTAVNTACLGNVVSCADILAVAARDSIVALGGSSYDVLLGRRDATTASIDDADDSIPNPFMDQPELLANFQAQGLSLRDLAVLSGAHTLGYSRCVFYRDRLYNETDTLDPTYAAALDERCPPAGDDEALASLDDTPTTVDTDYYQGITQGRALLHTDQQLYLGDGGDSDALVQYYAENPDKFWEDFGTAMLKLGGLSPLTGDEGEVREDCRVVNRG from the exons ATGGCGGCACCTCTTCTTTGCTTCGCCGTCGTGGCCGCGGCGGCTTTGGCCGGCGCGTcggggcaggagctcacggcgGACTACTACGACGAGGCGTGCCCGCAGGCGCTGTCGGCCATCAAGCTCGTCGTCGGCGCGGCCGTCGTGAAGGAACCCCGGATGGGGGCGTCGCTCGTCCGGCTGCacttccacgactgcttcgtcaAC GGCTGCGACGGCTCCATTCTGCTGGACGACACCGAGGACATGGTCGGGGAGAAGACGTCCAAGGCCAACAACATGTCCGTGAGAGGGTTCGGCGTGATCGACTCCATCAAGACCGCCGTGAACACGGCGTGCCTGGGGAAtgtcgtctcctgcgccgacatccTCGCCGTTGCCGCTCGCGACTCCATTGTTGCA CTTGGAGGGAGCTCGTACGACGTGCTCCTCGGCCGGCGGGACGCGACGACGGCGAGCATTGACGACGCGGACGACAGCATCCCGAACCCGTTCATGGACCAGCCGGAGCTGCTGGCCAACTTCCAGGCCCAGGGCCTGTCGCTCCGGGACCTGGCGGTGCTCTCGGGCGCCCACACGCTCGGCTACTCCCGCTGCGTCTTCTACCGCGACCGCCTCTACAACGAGACGGACACCCTGGACCCGACCTACGCGGCGGCGCTGGACGAGCGGTGCCCGCCcgccggcgacgacgaggcgcTGGCGTCGCTGGACGACACGCCGACGACGGTGGACACGGACTACTACCAGGGCATCACGCAGGGCCGCGCGCTGCTGCACACGGACCAGCAGCTGTACCTGGGCGACGGGGGCGACAGCGACGCGCTGGTGCAGTACTACGCCGAGAACCCGGACAAGTTCTGGGAGGACTTCGGCACGGCGATGCTGAAGCTGGGCGGCCTGAGCCCGCTCACCGGCGACGAGGGCGAGGTCCGGGAGGACTGCCGGGTCGTGAACCGGGGGTGA
- the LOC119362417 gene encoding peroxidase-like, with the protein MAASPSCISLVVLVALATVASAQLSPTFYSASCPGALAAIKSGVTAAVSSDPRMGASLLRLHFHDCFVQGCDASVLLSGNEQNAGPNAGSLRGFGVIDSIKAQVEAVCKQTVSCADILAVAARDSVVALGGPSWTVLLGRRDSTGANAGLANSDLPGPGSSRAQLEAAFLKKGLDTVDMVALSGAHTIGQAQCGTFRSRIYGGDTNINAAYAASLRANCPRSGGNGNLAPLDTMTPNTFDNAYYTDLLSQKGLMHSDQVLFHNDTTDNTVRNFASSAAAFSSAFATAMIKMGNIAPLTGVQGQIRLSCSKVNS; encoded by the exons ATGGCCGCCTCTCCCTCTTGCATTTCTCTTGTGGTGCTCGTGGCTCTGGCCACGGTGGCGTCTGCGCAGCTGTCCCCGACGTTCTACAGCGCGTCGTGCCCCGGGGCGCTGGCCGCCATCAAGAGCGGCGTGACGGCCGCCGTGAGCAGCGACCCCCGCATGGGCGCGTCGCTGCTCAGGCTGCACTTCCACGACTGCTTTGTCCAG GGCTGCGACGCCTCTGTTCTTCTGTCAGGCAACGAGCAGAACGCGGGCCCGAACGCGGGGTCGCTGAGGGGCTTCGGCGTCATCGACAGCATCAAGGCGCAGGTCGAGGCCGTGTGCAAGCAGACTGTCTCCTGCGCCGAcatcctcgccgtcgccgcccgcgacTCCGTCGTCGCC CTCGGAGGGCCGTCATGGACGGTTTTACTAGGAAGAAGGGATTCCACGGGCGCAAACGCGGGTTTGGCAAACAGCGACCTCCCAGGCCCGGGCTCCAGCCGGGCACAGCTCGAGGCCGCGTTCCTCAAGAAGGGCCTGGACACGGTCGACATGGTGGCCCTCTCCGGCGCGCACACCATCGGGCAGGCGCAGTGTGGGACCTTCCGCTCCCGGATCTACGGCGGCGACACCAATATCAACGCGGCCTACGCCGCATCTCTCCGGGCCAACTGCCCCCGGTCCGGCGGCAACGGCAACCTGGCGCCGCTGGACACGATGACGCCCAACACCTTCGACAACGCATACTACACGGACCTCCTATCCCAGAAGGGGCTCATGCACTCGGACCAGGTGCTCTTCCACAACGACACCACCGACAACACCGTCCGCAACTTCGCGTCGAGCGCGGCGGCCTTCAGCAGTGCCTTCGCGACGGCCATGATCAAGATGGGCAACATCGCGCCGCTCACCGGGGTGCAGGGCCAGATCAGGCTCAGCTGTTCCAAGGTGAACTCGTGA
- the LOC119362418 gene encoding uncharacterized protein LOC119362418 has protein sequence MQAAVSDLIGYQHSRLKRKRPMLVFGFNDASHGHAEIASDNLRVPFMNILHGEGHGFELTEGRLGPGRSHHCLRLRVAAECGTHMMVERALRTAFGKKIAQHGSFQLDWQWSAYIKERKLGSDHLEQTCVPRDRRIHAAAAVMFGIGYNSDGDCLDCATASLANLWASQIIGGGILCPRRANDLAEIELEI, from the exons ATGCAAGCAGCAGTCAGTGATCTTATTGGATATCAACACTCCCGGTTGAAGAGAAAGAGACCAATGTTAGTCTTTGGGTTCAATGATGCATCACATGGACATGCAGAGATTGCTTCTGATAACTTGCGTGTTCCATTCATGAATATCCTCCATGGGGAAGGACATGGTTTCGAGCTTACTGAA GGAAGGCTTGGTCCTGGAAGATCACATCATTGCCTGAGACTAAGAGTAGCAGCAGAATGTGGCACGCACATGATGGTTGAGCGGGCCCTAAGGACTGCTTTTGGAAAGAAGATTGCACAGCATGGTTCCTTTCAGTTGGACTGGCAATG GAGTGCGTATATAAAGGAAAGAAAACTGGGAAGTGATCACTTGGAGCAAACATGTGTGCCACGTGACAGGCGCATTCACGCTGCTGCGGCGGTGATGTTTGGCATCGGCTACAACTCTGACGG GGATTGTTTGGATTGCGCCACGGCCAGCCTTGCCAATCTATGGGCAAGCCAAATAATTGGCGGAGGAATCCTCTGCCCGCGACGCGCCAATGATTTGGCAGAAATTGAGCTGGAGATATAA